The Coturnix japonica isolate 7356 chromosome 15, Coturnix japonica 2.1, whole genome shotgun sequence genome segment TTACACTGTTAAGCTGTTAAACATTAAGTGTAGGTCTGTAAACAAGCAACCAAGGATCGTAGTAACATGCAGGTCTGGAATGAGACAGTAAAAATGCCACACAAGGAAATGTATCTTAGGATTTTTTGTACTCGATTCTTTCTACTTTCACATCATCTCCAATCAGCTGATAGACGTACGTAACCACTGTGGAAGCCTGGATATCCATCAGCACAAACGAAGGAATGATGTTgctagaaagaaggaaaaaagaaatcatatgAGCAGAGGGTGTGTATATAATAACCTTATATAATATAACCTTAATGGCATCTCGCTGTCAGACTTCTTAGCAAGAATCACTCCTGAGGAAAACCAATTTGAGGTTTCTATGCACAGTACATCAGAGCTGGAGCTTTAAGCATTTCAGTCATCTATTTCAGTCCAGGAGCCTTAGCAAGGACAAtgagccctccctgctgccccacactTAAAGATGTaacattttgtaaatattaaCCTTAACAGTTAGTTTtcctattaaaaagaaaatgcccCACAGCTGTTTCTCATGCTTTACTTACTTCTCTAAGGCATGATAAGCTCCTGTAGCTGATCCTGGATTGATATAGAACTTGTTTTCATGTTCAAATGCCTCAAATTTGTGTGTATGGCCTGAAATGAGGATGTCCACATCAAACTGCCTCTGTAACAACGCCAGGCTGGCCATGTCACCCCAAGGAATGACCTGGTGGCCGTGAATCAGACCAATTTTGAACTGTCCAACAGTTACAACTTTCTGTTCAGGATAATTCAGGTTCtaagaagtaaaagaaacaaaaggaaaataagctaAACAAGCCCCACAGACTGGTTAGATGTACAGATTCAAGACAGTCTGATTGGTTCTACTGCCCCAGAATGGGAGCCACATTCTGCTTTTATGAGCTTGGTAAAGATAGCAGGAACTTCAGAGGAGCTGACAACTGGAGCTCCTGGTTGCCAAGTCTCAGCCTTAGCTCAGCCCCCAGTTCAGTGTTAATCACACTGACCATGCAAGTCACATTAATAGGAACCCCAACCCTTTTCCTCAAACTAAATAAGCTCAGTTTGcccactttttttttacttaaaagtAACTCAACCGCTGCCTTTATGTAAAAGCTCAACACAAAATACCACCACCAAAAGAGGTCACTACCTCGTCAAAGTCCCCTCTGACAACATGAACATCCCCAGCCAGGGTCTTGAGGTAGTCATAAGTGTCCTTGGTGCAGAGGTTTCCCGTGCAGAGGATGTGCTGGATCTTCCCTGGAACAAGCAGCTTTTTGAACTTGGCCGGGAGGCTGTTGCATCGATGTGGAATGTGAAGGTCTCCCAATACTAACACCAACttaccaggaaagaaaaaccattaCAGATACTTGAGGTGAGAATCGATAGGTAAAGGAAAGCACCACAATGTCTTCTATTGCCAGTTCTATGTTTCAGTTCTACAGATGCAATGAGAATGTAAATTTAATATGGGGGGAACTTCAAAATTACGCAACCAGATCAAGATGTGTAATGTTAAACTACAGCCTTAGTTCtgctaataaagaaaataattaacgCAAGCAAAGTAGCAATAAATTAATTTAGCAAGAAGGGCATGGAAAGCTCTATGCAGTACGGGGCGTAATGCTGCTACACTAAACACACTGGATTTAGAGATGGTGACCCCCATTGCCTTGGTAAATACATCCCTGTTAACAGAGTTTATCTCCCAGTTACAAAGCTTTGTTAGGCAGTTCCCTATAGCTCATCTTCCAGTCATAACATCCTGTAACAAAGGCAGCTCCTAAACTGACAGCAACCAGAACTGTTTGTAAATAGACACAGCCTGTATCCATAGACTGTATACACAGATATCTATGTTTGCAGCAGTAACAACATCCACCCTTCTGTAACATTTGCTTTTACTTGCCATGTTTAGGCCACACAGCCGCCTTTATGGCAGCAGACACCTGAGGAGGCACGGAGCCCTTGGGAGGCTTTGGGAGCTTTTATTCCCCTCTATTTCTAATTGAGAACATCTCAGTGCCATCAGGAAACCCACAGGTCTTGGAGAACAGACGGttgaaaacatgaataaaacaacacaagagCAGTTTAACCTACAGGCTAAAGGCAACCCAGGGCAGAACTACAGGCCTTTCAATAGTTCAAGCTATTAACATCACTGTTGAGATGATGCACTGGAATGCATGGAAGAAAATGGGTTGCGAGTGGTTAAAGCGGCACTCAGAGGATGCTCTCAGTGACAGTTAAAGGTCTGGGCCATGGAATAGCAGCTCTGCATTCAATATTTAATCGAATATCTAATATCGACATCTAATCAAACCGCTGCCACTCACAAAACCCCAACAAAGCTCCAagccctttttcctttgctgaccAACAGGCAGGTCCCGTGTTTTCCCCAAACCACGTTTGAGCTCCTGCTGATTAAAACCGATAATAAATAGAACGAAAACCCCCCCAGCTCTGTAAGCGACACCAACAGAACCAAACGGCATCGCAGCGTGTTACACCCGGAGCTGAAGGGATGAGAGCAGCAGCCCCGACACACCGCAGCCCCAGCGCCGGGAGGGAACTTACTCTGTGCCCGGCCTGAGCGGGAGGAGGAGTTGATTGCAGACAAGGGAATGGGAAACAAGGCGAGGCGTGATCAATGTTAAACcaaggaaaagcaacagaaaagaaaacagagccaaATGAATAGGCGAACCGTAACGAATGGAGCCGATGTTATGAGAGCGGCGTCAAACCATtcgaataaataaataaatgaaattaaaaacaacaaacaacaaaacaacacacgGTTCCCTGAGCGCGGccctccccgctccctccccGCTCCATGTCCCTCAGTTCGGCCCCTGGTTGTGGGGCTCCTCCCTGCGGCCCGGCTCCGCTCTCACCATCCTGCTCAGCCCGCTCAGGCAGCTCCCGGAAGTGAAGCGGCCTACTTCCGAAAATCAAATGGCTTCTTCCCGGAAGTTAGGCCTCTGTTATACCGCCCCTCCGCTACGGCTCCACAGCAGGGACAAAAGAGTGTGAAACGCGTTTCTCTGCCGGTTACATCCGGGTTTTTTGGTTTAGGGGTTTCCCGCCCTTTGTGTTACGTGAGGAGGGAGGGCCGCCATGAAGTGCGTCATTGGGGGGACGCAGCTCAGAGGT includes the following:
- the VPS29 gene encoding vacuolar protein sorting-associated protein 29 isoform X2, with protein sequence MLVLVLGDLHIPHRCNSLPAKFKKLLVPGKIQHILCTGNLCTKDTYDYLKTLAGDVHVVRGDFDENLNYPEQKVVTVGQFKIGLIHGHQVIPWGDMASLALLQRQFDVDILISGHTHKFEAFEHENKFYINPGSATGAYHALENNIIPSFVLMDIQASTVVTYVYQLIGDDVKVERIEYKKS
- the VPS29 gene encoding vacuolar protein sorting-associated protein 29 isoform X1, whose translation is MAGHRLVLVLGDLHIPHRCNSLPAKFKKLLVPGKIQHILCTGNLCTKDTYDYLKTLAGDVHVVRGDFDENLNYPEQKVVTVGQFKIGLIHGHQVIPWGDMASLALLQRQFDVDILISGHTHKFEAFEHENKFYINPGSATGAYHALENNIIPSFVLMDIQASTVVTYVYQLIGDDVKVERIEYKKS